In a genomic window of Cynocephalus volans isolate mCynVol1 chromosome 1, mCynVol1.pri, whole genome shotgun sequence:
- the CLN8 gene encoding protein CLN8, whose translation MNPVSDGGTSESIFDLDYASWKIRSTLVVAGFTFYLGVFVVCHQLSSSLNATYRSLVAKEKVFWDLAATRAVFGIQSTTAGLWALLWDPVLHADRALGQQNWCWFHVTTATGFFFFENVAVHLSNLFFRTFDLFLVVHHLFAFLGFLGSAINLRAGHYLAMTTLLLEMSTPFTCISWMLLKAGWSDSLFWKLNQLLMIHMFHCRMVLTYHMWWVCFWHWNDLVSSLYLPHLALFLVGLALLTLIINPYWTHKKTQQLLNPVDWNFAQPETKSSWPERTNGQVLQKKKRT comes from the exons ATGAATCCTGTGAGTGATGGGGGCACATCAGAGAGCATTTTTGACCTGGACTATGCATCCTGGAAGATCCGTTCAACCCTGGTGGTCGCTGGCTTCACCTTTTACCTGGGTGTGTTCGTGGTCTGCCACCAGCTGTCGTCTTCCCTGAATGCCACGTACCGCTCTTTGGTGGCCAAAGAGAAGGTCTTTTGGGACCTAGCAGCCACACGTGCTGTTTTTGGTATTCAGAGCACCACCGCTGGCCTGTGGGCTCTGCTGTGGGACCCTGTGCTTCATGCTGACAGGGCGCTTGGTCAGCAGAACTGGTGCTGGTTTCACGTCACAACGGCCACTgggttctttttctttgaaaatgtagcAGTTCACCTGTCCAACTTATTCTTCCGGACATTTGACTTGTTTCTGGTTGTCCACCATCTCTTTGCCTTTCTTGGATTTCTGGGCTCAGCGATCAATCTCAGAGCTGGCCACTACTTAGCTATGACCACGTTGCTTCTGGAGATGAGCACCCCCTTTAcctgcatttcctggatgctccTAAAG GCTGGCTGGTCCGATTCTCTGTTTTGGAAGCTCAACCAGTTGCTGATGATCCACATGTTTCACTGCCGCATGGTCTTGACCTACCACATGTGGTGGGTGTGTTTCTGGCACTGGAACGACCTGGTCAGCAGCCTGTATCTGCCTCATTTGGCACTCTTCCTTGTTGGGCTGGCCCTCCTTACACTAATCATTAATCCATATTGGACCCATAAGAAGACTCAGCAGCTTCTCAATCCAGTGGATTGGAACTTTGCACAGCCAGAAACCAAGAGCAGTTGGCCAGAAAGGACCAATGGTCAGGTGCTACAGAAGAAGAAGAGGACATAG